One part of the Enterococcus sp. DIV1094 genome encodes these proteins:
- the rpmI gene encoding 50S ribosomal protein L35, translating to MPKQKTHRGSAKRFKRTGKGGLKRFRAFTSHRFHGKTKKQRRQLRKARMVSSGDFKRIRQQLAKMK from the coding sequence ATGCCAAAACAAAAAACACACCGCGGATCAGCAAAACGTTTCAAACGTACTGGTAAAGGCGGATTGAAACGCTTCCGTGCGTTTACAAGTCACCGTTTCCACGGCAAAACTAAAAAACAACGCCGTCAATTACGTAAAGCGCGCATGGTTTCTAGTGGCGATTTCAAACGTATTCGTCAACAACTAGCAAAAATGAAATAA
- the rplT gene encoding 50S ribosomal protein L20 — protein MARVKGGTVTRKRRKKMLKLAKGYYGSKHTLFKTAKEQVMNSYNYAYRDRRQKKRDFRKLWIARINAAARMNGLSYSKLMHGLKLAEIDINRKMLADLAVHDAAAFTALADQAKDALNK, from the coding sequence ATGGCACGTGTAAAAGGTGGAACAGTAACTCGTAAACGTCGCAAAAAAATGCTGAAATTAGCAAAAGGTTACTACGGTTCAAAACACACTTTATTTAAAACAGCAAAAGAACAAGTAATGAATTCATACAACTACGCATATCGCGATCGTCGTCAAAAGAAACGCGACTTCCGTAAATTGTGGATCGCTCGTATCAACGCAGCGGCTCGTATGAATGGCTTAAGCTACTCAAAATTGATGCATGGTTTGAAATTAGCTGAAATCGACATCAACCGCAAAATGTTAGCTGACTTGGCTGTCCACGATGCAGCAGCATTTACTGCATTAGCTGACCAAGCAAAAGACGCTTTAAACAAATAA
- a CDS encoding deoxynucleoside kinase: MIVLAGTIGAGKSSLTKMIADHFKSQAFYESIDDNEVLPLFYANPEQYAFLLQIYFLNKRFASIKQAMQDDNNVLDRSIYEDSLLFHLNADLGRATKTEVQVYDELLANMMEELPYAASKKHPDLLVHIRVSFSTMLERIEKRGRAYEQLSFDPNLYDYYQELNRRYDQWYDAYNESPKIQIDGDCLNFVEDATAKAQVLQMIEKKLVETRRGLIV, encoded by the coding sequence GTGATTGTTTTAGCAGGAACGATAGGAGCAGGGAAATCAAGCTTAACCAAAATGATTGCTGACCATTTTAAGAGTCAGGCATTTTATGAATCGATCGATGACAACGAGGTATTGCCTTTGTTTTATGCAAACCCGGAACAATATGCGTTTTTATTGCAAATTTATTTTTTGAATAAGCGATTTGCAAGTATCAAGCAAGCGATGCAAGACGATAATAATGTGTTAGACCGTTCGATCTACGAGGATTCATTATTATTTCATTTAAATGCGGATCTAGGACGAGCAACAAAAACAGAAGTCCAAGTGTATGATGAATTACTGGCGAATATGATGGAAGAACTTCCATACGCTGCATCAAAAAAACATCCGGATCTATTAGTTCATATTCGCGTATCTTTTTCGACGATGTTGGAACGGATCGAAAAAAGAGGGCGCGCGTATGAGCAACTTTCTTTTGACCCGAATCTATATGACTATTATCAAGAATTGAATCGACGTTATGATCAATGGTATGACGCGTACAATGAAAGCCCCAAGATCCAAATCGATGGAGACTGCTTGAATTTTGTAGAAGACGCTACAGCGAAAGCACAAGTGTTGCAAATGATTGAAAAAAAGCTAGTCGAAACGCGTAGAGGACTAATCGTATAA
- the mvk gene encoding mevalonate kinase encodes MAICGQGESSGKLILMGEHAVVYGEPAIAFPFYATKVTATLETLPSNNKDQLISSYYTGNLIDAPHALNNIKQLVAGLKAQHHIADTLHLDIKSTVPAERGMGSSAAVATAITRAFYSAYELPLSREQLLGHVQISEKIAHGNPSGIDAAATSGLEPIYFTKGHPFDYFSLNIDAFLIVADTGIKGQTRAAVKDVAHLFEKDAQKTGQKIQQLGYLTKQAKKAIIDNSPENLAEAMNDAQLILKSLTISNDFLDTLITTARTAGALGAKLTGGGRGGCMIALAQTKKEAQEISHALIEAGAAETWIQGLGVHTYA; translated from the coding sequence ATGGCAATTTGTGGCCAAGGGGAATCAAGTGGGAAATTGATTTTAATGGGAGAGCATGCGGTCGTTTATGGCGAGCCTGCGATTGCCTTTCCGTTTTATGCAACAAAAGTAACCGCTACACTTGAAACACTCCCATCAAACAATAAAGATCAACTTATTTCTTCCTACTATACAGGAAATTTAATCGACGCACCTCATGCGTTGAACAATATCAAACAGTTGGTTGCTGGTCTAAAAGCACAGCACCATATAGCAGACACGTTGCACTTGGATATTAAGAGTACCGTTCCCGCAGAACGTGGGATGGGCTCCAGCGCAGCTGTTGCTACTGCGATCACACGAGCTTTTTATTCAGCCTATGAATTGCCGCTATCCCGAGAGCAATTATTGGGACATGTGCAAATTTCTGAAAAAATCGCTCATGGAAATCCCAGTGGCATCGATGCTGCCGCAACAAGTGGACTCGAACCGATCTATTTCACGAAAGGACATCCTTTTGATTATTTCTCGTTGAATATCGATGCTTTCTTGATCGTCGCTGACACAGGAATCAAAGGACAAACCCGTGCGGCGGTGAAAGATGTGGCACACCTTTTTGAAAAAGATGCGCAGAAAACTGGACAAAAAATCCAACAACTAGGATACTTGACGAAACAAGCTAAAAAAGCAATCATCGACAACTCACCAGAAAACCTGGCTGAGGCAATGAATGATGCTCAGCTCATCCTGAAAAGTTTAACGATCAGCAATGACTTTTTAGATACTCTGATCACTACCGCTCGCACTGCTGGCGCTTTAGGCGCAAAATTGACTGGTGGTGGACGAGGCGGATGTATGATTGCCTTAGCACAAACAAAAAAAGAAGCTCAAGAAATCAGCCATGCACTAATTGAAGCAGGTGCAGCTGAAACTTGGATTCAAGGATTAGGAGTACATACCTATGCTTAA
- a CDS encoding lytic polysaccharide monooxygenase, whose protein sequence is MKKQILATVLCSSVLVGVGLSIGGQDASAHGYVQSPISRSYQGHRDRLVNHNAALAQYGPVIYEPQSLEALKGFPAAGPADGRIASANGAVGNNFNLDRQTATMWTKQDLNTGPNTFTWRYTQSHSTTKWHYYITKADWNPNDQLDRSDFELLTTINHGGAQAATNPSHSVNIPSDRLGYHVVLAVWDVHDTAMAFYQVIDVNLKGDSAIPVAPTAPRNVRATDVTSSTAQLTWDGQANASSFNVYRDGQLLGNTASPDFSDQNLTAETTYTYEIEAVGQTGLVSERTALSVTTLSETAEEKPTAPRNLHSMGQTSSSVSLMWGASTHSKGIKQYDIFRNGELIGSTSETVFEVEGLTPETQYSFVIRAISNEGDVSEASNTLTITTDRDENGGDNGGDNGGDNGNGGGEVVTGRQWTVGSFFSPVSYTAGEEVVHNGVTYITWQSHLNYGDTNWAPGIAHSLFFPK, encoded by the coding sequence ATGAAAAAACAAATTTTAGCAACAGTTTTATGCTCTAGCGTTTTAGTAGGAGTAGGATTATCTATCGGAGGACAAGACGCTTCAGCTCACGGTTACGTGCAGTCACCAATCAGTCGTTCTTATCAAGGACACCGTGACCGCCTAGTTAACCACAATGCAGCATTAGCACAATACGGTCCAGTAATTTACGAACCACAATCATTAGAAGCATTGAAAGGCTTCCCAGCTGCTGGTCCTGCTGACGGACGCATCGCTTCTGCAAACGGCGCGGTTGGAAACAACTTCAACTTAGACCGCCAAACTGCGACAATGTGGACAAAACAAGACTTGAATACAGGTCCTAATACTTTCACTTGGCGCTATACACAATCTCATAGTACAACTAAATGGCATTACTATATTACAAAAGCAGATTGGAATCCAAATGATCAATTAGATCGTAGCGATTTTGAGTTGTTAACGACAATCAACCACGGTGGAGCTCAAGCTGCAACGAACCCATCACACTCAGTGAATATCCCTAGCGACCGTCTTGGTTACCATGTTGTTTTAGCAGTTTGGGATGTACACGATACAGCAATGGCATTCTACCAAGTAATCGACGTGAACTTGAAAGGTGACTCAGCAATTCCAGTAGCACCAACTGCACCACGTAACGTTCGCGCAACTGACGTGACTTCTTCAACTGCTCAATTGACTTGGGATGGACAAGCAAATGCTTCATCATTCAACGTTTATCGTGACGGTCAATTATTAGGCAATACAGCTTCACCAGATTTCAGCGATCAAAACTTAACTGCGGAAACTACATACACATATGAAATCGAAGCAGTAGGCCAAACAGGATTAGTTTCTGAAAGAACAGCTCTATCTGTAACAACTTTATCTGAAACTGCAGAAGAAAAACCAACTGCACCTAGAAACTTACATTCAATGGGCCAAACAAGCTCAAGCGTTTCATTGATGTGGGGAGCTTCAACTCACTCGAAAGGAATCAAACAATATGATATCTTCCGTAATGGCGAGTTGATTGGTTCAACTTCTGAAACTGTTTTTGAAGTAGAAGGTTTAACTCCTGAAACACAATACTCATTTGTTATTCGCGCAATCAGCAATGAAGGCGATGTTTCAGAAGCAAGTAACACATTAACAATCACAACTGATCGCGATGAAAATGGCGGCGACAATGGCGGCGACAATGGTGGTGACAATGGCAACGGTGGCGGCGAAGTCGTTACTGGACGTCAATGGACAGTAGGAAGCTTCTTCTCACCAGTTTCTTATACAGCAGGTGAAGAAGTTGTCCACAACGGTGTGACTTACATCACTTGGCAGTCTCACTTGAACTATGGTGATACAAACTGGGCACCAGGAATTGCTCACTCACTATTCTTCCCTAAATAA
- a CDS encoding site-specific integrase encodes MATKQNPIKKYTKKDGSTAYMFKKYLGIDSVTGKQRETTRRGFASLKEAKLAYARLDIDVAENGIKQRSSNRAYKEVFEDWFNLVYKTKVKESTYWNTRIIFDKHILPALGSYNIKAITVTACQKQANAWCKDNPNRYDRYINYAGMIFKYAESIGEIQSNPMQKIILPTPVESIEGDEPEVINFCDRQELLSLLKELKENYPFKRFVFFSLLAYTGLRKGEALALTWRDIDFKHQTLTVNKTLAVGKNGTALIQKPKTKAGVRTISIDSDTADLLKEWRYHQKKHIDLLAMMPSIEQLVFAKDEDNGLMNPRTPQTWLDTLYRKNKSLHQITPHGFRHTHASLLFEAGASMKQVQARLGHSNIKTTMNVYTHVTKEGKEETADIFGEFMKNGKSLGQSLGQNKNPAQ; translated from the coding sequence CAAAAAAAGACGGTTCAACCGCCTACATGTTCAAGAAATATTTAGGAATTGATTCCGTTACTGGGAAACAAAGAGAAACCACAAGGCGGGGCTTCGCATCACTAAAAGAAGCCAAGCTAGCCTATGCTAGGTTAGACATCGATGTGGCTGAGAATGGAATTAAACAACGCTCGTCAAATCGAGCATACAAGGAAGTATTCGAGGATTGGTTTAATCTGGTGTATAAAACAAAAGTCAAAGAGAGCACCTATTGGAACACGAGGATCATCTTTGACAAGCATATTCTGCCTGCATTAGGATCTTACAACATCAAAGCGATCACTGTAACAGCTTGCCAAAAACAGGCAAATGCTTGGTGCAAAGATAATCCGAATCGCTACGATCGCTATATCAACTACGCAGGAATGATTTTTAAGTATGCTGAATCCATAGGAGAAATCCAATCTAACCCGATGCAAAAAATAATACTCCCTACTCCTGTAGAAAGTATAGAAGGCGATGAACCAGAAGTGATTAATTTTTGCGATCGTCAAGAACTGCTATCCCTTCTAAAGGAACTCAAGGAAAATTATCCTTTTAAACGATTTGTATTCTTCTCACTCCTTGCTTATACAGGTTTGCGAAAAGGTGAGGCATTGGCTCTAACATGGCGAGACATTGACTTCAAACATCAGACTCTAACAGTAAACAAAACGCTTGCTGTTGGCAAGAATGGAACTGCCTTGATCCAAAAACCAAAGACTAAAGCAGGAGTTAGAACAATTAGTATAGATTCCGACACTGCAGACCTATTAAAAGAATGGCGCTATCATCAAAAGAAACATATCGATTTACTAGCTATGATGCCGTCCATCGAACAGCTAGTATTTGCAAAAGACGAGGATAACGGCTTGATGAATCCAAGAACACCACAAACATGGCTCGATACCCTTTATCGCAAAAACAAATCATTGCATCAGATAACGCCTCATGGATTCCGTCATACTCATGCATCGCTATTATTTGAAGCAGGTGCAAGTATGAAGCAAGTGCAAGCTCGTCTGGGGCACAGTAATATAAAAACAACGATGAATGTTTACACTCATGTCACTAAAGAAGGCAAAGAAGAAACTGCAGATATTTTCGGTGAATTTATGAAGAATGGGAAAAGTCTGGGTCAATCTCTGGGTCAAAATAAAAACCCCGCTCAATAA
- a CDS encoding lytic polysaccharide monooxygenase, translated as MKKQILGTVLCSGILFGASLAIGEQDASAHGYVQSPISRAYQGHLDRNVNLAAAVAKYGPVIYEPQSLETAKGFPAAGPADGRIASANGAVGGSFLLDNQTETMWTKQNLDTGVNTFRWRYTQSHRTTKWHYYITKVGWNPNAPLKRSDLELLATIDHGGAQASTNPSHSVNIPNDRLGYHVVLAVWDIHDTGAAFYQVVDVNLKGDSAIPVAPTAPQNVRATNVTSSTVQLAWNSQANTASYNVYRDGALIGNTTSPDFSDANLTADTSYNYEIEAVGQTGLVSAKTALTVKTATENTQEKPTTPTHLHSMGQTSSSVSLMWGASTHSKGIKQYNIYRNNQLIGSTSDTVFDVTGLAANTAYSFTVRAVSNTDELSDASNVLSITTDRDDNGGDGGGEVTPGRQWTVGSLFSPVSYTAGEEVIHNGVTYITWQSHLNYGDTNWAPGIAHSLFYPK; from the coding sequence ATGAAAAAACAAATTTTGGGTACAGTTTTATGCTCGGGTATTTTATTCGGAGCAAGTTTAGCGATTGGGGAGCAAGATGCTTCTGCACATGGTTACGTACAATCGCCAATCAGTCGTGCGTATCAAGGACACTTGGATCGTAACGTTAATTTAGCTGCAGCAGTAGCAAAATATGGTCCTGTGATTTATGAACCACAATCATTAGAAACTGCTAAAGGTTTCCCAGCAGCTGGTCCTGCTGACGGACGCATCGCTTCTGCAAACGGTGCGGTTGGAGGAAGCTTTTTACTAGACAACCAAACAGAAACAATGTGGACAAAACAAAACTTAGATACAGGTGTGAATACCTTCAGATGGCGTTATACACAATCTCATCGTACAACTAAATGGCATTACTATATTACTAAAGTAGGTTGGAACCCAAATGCGCCATTAAAACGTAGCGATTTGGAATTATTAGCAACGATCGATCATGGTGGGGCGCAAGCTTCAACAAATCCTTCACACTCAGTGAATATCCCTAATGACCGTCTTGGTTATCATGTTGTTTTAGCTGTTTGGGATATCCATGATACAGGTGCTGCCTTCTACCAAGTAGTCGATGTCAACTTGAAAGGTGACTCAGCAATTCCTGTCGCACCAACTGCACCACAAAATGTTCGTGCAACGAACGTAACTTCTTCAACTGTACAATTAGCTTGGAACAGTCAAGCAAATACTGCGTCTTACAACGTTTACCGCGATGGCGCATTGATTGGAAATACAACATCTCCAGATTTCAGTGATGCTAACTTAACTGCTGATACTTCTTACAACTATGAGATCGAAGCAGTTGGACAAACTGGCTTAGTCTCTGCTAAAACAGCATTGACAGTGAAAACAGCAACAGAAAATACACAAGAAAAACCAACGACACCAACTCATTTACACTCTATGGGTCAAACAAGCTCAAGTGTTTCATTGATGTGGGGTGCTTCAACTCACTCGAAAGGAATCAAACAATACAATATCTACCGTAACAATCAATTGATCGGCTCAACAAGCGATACTGTATTCGACGTGACTGGATTAGCTGCAAACACTGCTTACTCATTCACAGTTCGCGCAGTCAGCAACACGGATGAATTATCTGATGCAAGTAACGTATTGTCAATCACGACTGATCGCGATGACAACGGTGGAGACGGTGGCGGTGAAGTGACTCCTGGACGTCAATGGACAGTAGGAAGCCTATTTTCACCTGTTTCATATACAGCTGGTGAAGAAGTGATCCATAATGGTGTGACTTATATCACTTGGCAATCTCACTTGAACTATGGAGATACTAACTGGGCTCCTGGAATTGCTCATTCATTATTCTATCCTAAATAA
- the infC gene encoding translation initiation factor IF-3, giving the protein MTIAKDMMVNDGIRARELRLIGSDGEQLGVKSKAEALQIAEQSNLDLVLVAPGAKPPVARIMDYGKYRFEQQKKDREARKKQKVINVKEVRLSPTIDLNDFNTKLRNARKFLEKGDKVKASIRFKGRAITHKEIGQKVLDRLAEETADIATVEQKAKMDGRSMFLTLAPKNDSK; this is encoded by the coding sequence ATGACCATAGCAAAGGATATGATGGTTAACGACGGCATTCGTGCACGTGAATTACGATTGATCGGTTCAGATGGTGAGCAATTAGGAGTTAAGTCAAAAGCAGAAGCATTGCAAATTGCAGAACAATCAAACTTGGATCTTGTGTTAGTTGCTCCAGGTGCAAAACCACCAGTAGCGCGAATCATGGACTACGGAAAATACCGTTTCGAGCAACAAAAGAAAGACCGCGAAGCGCGTAAAAAACAAAAAGTGATCAATGTAAAAGAAGTTCGTTTAAGTCCAACAATTGATTTGAATGACTTCAATACAAAACTTCGTAATGCACGTAAGTTCTTAGAGAAAGGCGATAAAGTGAAAGCTTCTATCCGTTTCAAAGGCCGTGCCATTACCCACAAAGAAATTGGTCAAAAAGTCTTAGATCGCTTAGCTGAAGAAACTGCTGATATTGCAACAGTGGAACAAAAAGCGAAAATGGACGGACGCAGCATGTTCTTGACGCTGGCACCGAAAAACGACAGTAAGTAA